From Companilactobacillus heilongjiangensis, one genomic window encodes:
- a CDS encoding ribose-phosphate diphosphokinase, with the protein MSFQNNEQQPMKIFALNSNKPLAEKIAKEVGVPLGKSSVTRFSDGEIQINIDESIRGSEVFLIQSTSAPVNDNLMELLIMVDALRRASASVINVVIPYYGYARQDRKSRSREPITAKLVANMLERAGVDRVLALDLHAAQIQGFFDIPVDHLMGAPLLADYFLSNHLEEGAVVVSPDHGGVTRARKLAEFLKTPIAIIDKRRPRANVAEVMNIIGNVKGKRAIIIDDMIDTAGTISLASQALIDAGATEVYACCTHPILSGPAIERIEASPIKTLVVTDSINLPKEKIIDKMVQVSVGPLIGEAIKRVHDNDPVSPLFNTRFERKSK; encoded by the coding sequence ATGTCATTTCAAAATAACGAACAACAACCAATGAAGATTTTTGCATTGAATTCAAACAAGCCTTTAGCTGAAAAAATTGCTAAAGAGGTTGGCGTACCACTAGGAAAGTCATCAGTTACACGTTTCAGTGATGGCGAAATCCAAATTAATATTGATGAAAGTATTCGTGGTTCAGAAGTATTCTTGATTCAATCAACTTCAGCTCCAGTTAACGATAACTTGATGGAACTTTTGATCATGGTTGATGCTTTGAGACGTGCTTCAGCTTCAGTTATCAACGTTGTGATTCCATATTATGGTTATGCTAGACAAGACCGTAAGTCACGTTCACGTGAACCTATTACTGCTAAATTAGTTGCTAATATGTTAGAACGCGCTGGTGTTGACCGTGTTCTTGCACTTGATCTCCATGCTGCACAAATCCAAGGATTCTTTGATATTCCAGTTGATCACTTGATGGGTGCTCCATTATTAGCTGATTACTTCTTGTCAAACCACCTTGAAGAAGGCGCAGTTGTTGTTTCACCTGATCATGGTGGTGTTACACGTGCCAGAAAACTTGCTGAATTCTTGAAGACACCAATTGCTATTATTGATAAACGTAGACCTCGTGCCAATGTTGCCGAAGTTATGAACATTATTGGTAATGTTAAAGGCAAACGTGCCATCATCATCGATGATATGATCGATACAGCCGGTACAATTTCATTAGCATCACAAGCACTTATCGATGCCGGTGCTACTGAAGTTTACGCATGTTGTACACACCCAATCCTTTCAGGCCCAGCTATCGAAAGAATTGAAGCATCACCAATCAAGACTTTAGTTGTTACAGATTCAATCAACCTTCCTAAAGAAAAAATTATCGACAAGATGGTTCAAGTTTCAGTTGGACCACTTATCGGTGAAGCTATCAAACGTGTCCACGACAATGACCCAGTTAGTCCATTGTTCAATACACGTTTCGAAAGAAAGAGCAAATAA
- the mscL gene encoding large conductance mechanosensitive channel protein MscL codes for MFKEFQEFISRGTVVDLAVGVIVGAAFNSLVSATTTYLLNPLIGLFIGQIDLSDMKFQVLGANFLIGDFINALINFLIIMFVVFMIVKMMNKMRRDGSRSKFDQNGDEIPDPQTEYLQQIRDLLRYQQRNDHNNRY; via the coding sequence ATGTTTAAGGAATTTCAAGAATTTATTTCCCGTGGTACTGTTGTTGACTTAGCTGTCGGTGTTATCGTTGGTGCTGCCTTTAATAGTTTAGTATCAGCGACTACTACTTACCTTTTGAATCCGCTAATCGGACTTTTTATTGGACAAATTGATCTATCAGATATGAAATTTCAAGTCTTAGGAGCCAACTTTTTAATTGGTGATTTCATTAACGCATTAATCAATTTCCTAATCATTATGTTTGTAGTCTTTATGATCGTTAAGATGATGAACAAAATGCGCCGTGACGGTTCACGTAGTAAGTTTGATCAAAATGGTGACGAAATACCTGACCCACAAACTGAATACTTACAACAAATCCGTGATTTATTAAGATATCAACAAAGAAATGACCATAACAATAGGTATTAG
- a CDS encoding glycerol-3-phosphate dehydrogenase/oxidase yields the protein MTEFSNKTRSDNLQQMQDQVLDLLVIGGGITGSGIALDAQTRNIQTGLIEMRDFASGTSSRSTKLVHGGLRYLKQAAIKEVHEVGSERALVYNNAPHVTTPLKMMLPFYDDGTFGPFSTAIGLDVYDRLAEVKRSERKYMLNPHETLEREPYLKGENLKGSGVYVEYRTDDARLTLEVLKKANENGALIANYVKATGLLYDANNKICGVIFKNLIDGSTGEIHAKKVVNACGPWVDEIRQMDDSNKGKHLHLTKGVHLVIDHEKFPISNSVYFDTPFHDGRMMFAIPREGKTYIGTTDTTWTEDPKEPNITATDVTYILAAANEMFDLPQYLTPDDVESGWSGVRPLIQEEGKSPSEISRKDEIFQSDSDLLSIAGGKLTGYRKMAEKIVDRVAQQLAFETDYEFKATITQDLALSGGDVGGDNGWMDFFDQEVHEGIINYDLDREDAEKLVQRYGSNVLDVYRLLPETKTKARLPRIDWAMLNYGLEFEMVEHPIDYLLRRSSQMLFDISHMKSVKTAVIDYMTKYYNWDDDTKQDMTDEVNQKLALTDLSDVKKKYAEYLKNKI from the coding sequence ATGACAGAATTTTCCAACAAAACGAGATCAGATAACCTGCAACAAATGCAGGACCAAGTATTGGATTTGTTAGTAATCGGTGGCGGTATTACTGGTAGTGGTATTGCACTCGATGCCCAAACCAGAAATATTCAAACTGGATTAATTGAAATGCGTGATTTTGCTTCCGGTACCTCAAGCCGCTCGACTAAATTAGTCCATGGTGGACTCCGTTACCTCAAACAAGCTGCTATTAAAGAAGTTCATGAAGTCGGCAGCGAAAGAGCTTTAGTTTATAACAATGCTCCACACGTTACGACTCCACTAAAAATGATGTTGCCATTTTATGATGACGGAACTTTTGGACCATTTTCAACTGCAATTGGCTTGGACGTTTACGACCGCTTGGCTGAAGTTAAACGCTCCGAACGTAAATATATGCTCAATCCACACGAAACTTTGGAACGTGAACCATACTTAAAGGGTGAAAACTTAAAGGGTTCGGGTGTCTACGTCGAATATCGAACTGACGATGCCCGTCTGACACTAGAAGTTTTGAAGAAGGCCAACGAGAATGGTGCTCTAATTGCCAATTATGTTAAAGCAACTGGCTTGTTGTATGATGCCAACAATAAAATCTGTGGCGTCATTTTCAAGAATCTCATTGATGGCTCAACTGGCGAGATTCATGCTAAAAAGGTCGTCAATGCTTGTGGCCCTTGGGTTGATGAAATTAGACAAATGGATGACTCCAATAAAGGCAAGCATCTACACTTGACCAAAGGAGTTCATTTAGTTATCGACCATGAAAAGTTTCCAATTTCTAACTCCGTCTACTTCGATACACCTTTCCACGATGGACGCATGATGTTCGCAATTCCGCGTGAAGGCAAAACTTACATCGGTACGACTGATACAACATGGACTGAAGATCCAAAGGAACCAAATATCACCGCAACTGATGTGACATATATCCTAGCAGCTGCCAACGAAATGTTTGATTTACCACAATATTTAACACCCGATGATGTTGAAAGTGGCTGGTCAGGCGTTCGTCCTTTAATTCAAGAAGAAGGCAAATCTCCTTCTGAAATTTCTCGTAAAGATGAGATTTTCCAATCCGATTCCGACCTTCTTTCCATTGCCGGCGGTAAATTAACTGGTTATCGTAAGATGGCTGAAAAAATTGTCGACCGTGTAGCACAACAATTAGCATTTGAAACCGACTATGAATTCAAAGCTACCATCACCCAAGATTTAGCTTTATCTGGCGGTGATGTCGGTGGCGACAATGGCTGGATGGATTTCTTTGATCAAGAAGTTCACGAAGGTATTATCAACTATGACCTCGATCGAGAAGACGCCGAAAAACTAGTTCAACGTTACGGCTCAAATGTTCTCGATGTTTATCGCCTATTGCCTGAAACCAAAACGAAAGCTCGTTTACCACGAATCGACTGGGCAATGTTGAATTATGGACTTGAGTTTGAAATGGTTGAACATCCAATCGACTATCTACTTCGCCGTAGCAGTCAAATGTTATTTGATATCAGCCACATGAAGAGTGTCAAAACTGCCGTTATTGATTACATGACTAAATACTATAACTGGGACGATGACACTAAACAGGATATGACAGATGAAGTTAACCAGAAATTAGCGTTGACTGATCTGAGTGATGTCAAAAAGAAATATGCGGAATATCTTAAAAATAAAATTTAA
- a CDS encoding HD domain-containing protein, with protein sequence MPYNIEMLPREKVFRDPIHNYIHIQHKVILDLINTKEFQRLRRVKQLGTSSFTFQGAEHSRFTHCMGVYEITRQICDNFQRNYPTKTPGDGLWDDNERIVALCAALLHDVGHGAYSHTFEHIFNTDHEMWTQRIITSPETEINAVLRQVSDDFPEKVAGVIAHTYPNPQVVQMISSQVDADRMDYLLRDAYFTGTKYGMFDLTRILRVMRPYKGGIAFDNDGMHAVEDYIVSRFQMYQQVYFHPVSRGMEVVLTKLLQRAKDLYEHNHMNGFEMPSLLIPFFENKVTINDYLLLDDGILNTYFTLWQSYPDEILKDLSYRFLSRKPFKSAEYDNKTEHMLPQLAQIVENVGFDKDYYTATNTSYDLPYDVYNPNSNKSRTQIEIMQDDGSLIELSTVSRLVNALTGKILGDERFYFPKSMLIQHSDDIFSDDYEKFQKHIHNDKIVH encoded by the coding sequence ATGCCATACAATATCGAAATGTTACCACGAGAAAAAGTTTTCCGCGATCCAATTCACAACTACATTCATATTCAACATAAAGTTATTCTCGACTTGATCAACACTAAAGAATTCCAACGTCTCCGTCGTGTTAAACAATTGGGAACGTCATCCTTTACTTTCCAAGGTGCTGAACATTCTCGTTTCACACATTGTATGGGTGTTTACGAAATCACACGCCAAATTTGCGATAACTTTCAACGCAATTATCCAACCAAAACTCCAGGCGATGGTCTCTGGGATGACAACGAACGTATCGTAGCTTTGTGTGCTGCCTTGCTGCATGATGTCGGCCACGGTGCTTACTCGCATACTTTTGAACATATCTTCAATACTGACCACGAAATGTGGACTCAAAGAATTATCACTTCACCAGAAACTGAAATCAATGCTGTTTTACGCCAAGTTTCAGATGACTTTCCAGAAAAAGTTGCTGGTGTTATTGCTCACACATATCCAAATCCCCAAGTTGTCCAAATGATTTCTAGTCAAGTTGATGCTGATCGAATGGATTACCTCTTACGTGATGCCTATTTCACTGGTACTAAATACGGAATGTTCGATCTCACACGTATTCTGCGAGTTATGCGTCCATACAAAGGCGGAATTGCTTTTGACAATGATGGAATGCATGCGGTCGAGGATTATATCGTCAGTCGCTTCCAGATGTATCAACAGGTCTATTTTCATCCCGTCTCACGAGGTATGGAAGTTGTCTTGACTAAGTTACTGCAACGTGCCAAAGACCTCTATGAGCACAACCATATGAACGGATTCGAAATGCCTAGTCTCTTGATTCCGTTTTTCGAAAACAAAGTTACGATCAACGATTATTTGTTGCTTGATGATGGCATCTTAAATACTTACTTTACCCTTTGGCAAAGTTATCCTGATGAGATTCTCAAGGATCTATCCTACCGTTTCTTATCACGTAAGCCATTTAAGTCCGCTGAATACGACAATAAAACTGAGCACATGTTGCCACAGTTAGCTCAAATAGTTGAAAACGTTGGTTTTGATAAAGACTATTACACCGCTACTAATACAAGTTACGATTTGCCTTATGACGTTTACAATCCTAATTCCAACAAGAGTCGAACTCAGATTGAAATCATGCAAGACGATGGTTCATTGATTGAGCTTTCAACAGTCAGCCGCCTGGTCAATGCCTTAACCGGTAAAATTTTAGGCGACGAACGTTTCTACTTCCCTAAATCCATGTTGATTCAACATTCTGACGATATTTTTAGCGACGATTACGAAAAATTCCAAAAACATATCCATAATGACAAAATCGTTCACTAA
- a CDS encoding lipoate--protein ligase family protein, which produces MNNTIILYDQKISSNKDMLVPFSDTGAILKFVSENRQPVLHFWTTPPTVILGMQDKRLHNLQAGLEMLSEKDYLFYLRNSGGLGVVTDEGILNCTIFLPDKDNLLIDDAYEKMHSLLKQAFSTQIETGEITHSYCPGTYDLSINGKKFAGISQRRAGNAVAVMAYISINGDQKQRSQLMKDFYEVSNFPKHEKFEYPEIDLQAMENLDTLLDRKLSIAQAKQQILDVLAAHYQINREEFFIIQNSEPYQKAYNTTLTDLIKRNKIILEEK; this is translated from the coding sequence GTGAACAATACTATTATATTATACGACCAAAAAATAAGCTCTAACAAAGATATGCTTGTTCCATTTTCAGACACTGGTGCTATTTTAAAATTTGTCTCCGAGAATCGTCAACCTGTGCTTCACTTCTGGACAACGCCACCAACTGTCATCCTAGGAATGCAAGACAAGCGACTACATAATTTGCAAGCTGGTCTGGAAATGCTGTCGGAAAAAGATTATCTCTTTTACTTACGTAACTCCGGTGGTTTGGGTGTTGTGACTGATGAAGGTATCCTCAACTGTACGATTTTTTTGCCAGACAAGGACAATCTCTTAATCGATGATGCATATGAAAAAATGCATTCCTTATTAAAACAAGCTTTCTCGACTCAAATTGAGACTGGTGAAATTACTCATTCCTACTGTCCTGGAACTTATGACCTCAGTATCAATGGTAAAAAGTTTGCGGGTATTTCGCAACGACGGGCTGGCAATGCAGTGGCTGTCATGGCCTACATTAGTATCAATGGCGACCAAAAGCAACGTAGCCAACTGATGAAAGATTTTTATGAAGTCAGCAACTTTCCCAAGCATGAAAAGTTTGAATATCCAGAAATTGACTTGCAGGCGATGGAAAACCTCGACACTTTGTTGGATCGAAAGCTTTCCATTGCTCAAGCTAAGCAACAAATTCTTGATGTGCTGGCTGCTCACTACCAAATTAACCGTGAAGAATTTTTTATTATTCAAAACTCCGAGCCTTACCAAAAGGCTTATAATACTACATTAACTGATTTAATAAAACGTAACAAAATTATTTTGGAGGAAAAATAA
- a CDS encoding DUF1934 domain-containing protein — translation MENNSFDINVQLNIETLQSGELTHTKISEPGKFTQIGNSIYLRFNESLENNDKASILVKITEKGEIHVKRVAKSTNLASLLYFTHQEHNTGHLETEYGVLPLDTYTKDSKVEIVSNPLSGKINIDYDLIYDNNVIGNYKFRLIFGA, via the coding sequence TTGGAAAATAATAGTTTTGATATAAATGTCCAATTAAATATTGAGACATTGCAATCGGGAGAATTAACGCATACCAAAATTTCTGAACCGGGTAAATTTACTCAAATAGGAAATTCAATTTATTTAAGATTTAACGAAAGTCTAGAAAATAATGATAAGGCTTCAATCTTAGTTAAAATTACGGAAAAGGGTGAAATTCATGTTAAACGTGTCGCCAAATCGACTAATTTAGCATCTTTACTTTATTTCACTCATCAAGAACACAACACAGGCCACTTGGAAACGGAATATGGTGTTTTACCTTTAGACACTTATACCAAGGATTCGAAGGTCGAAATTGTAAGTAATCCGCTTTCTGGAAAAATAAACATTGATTATGACTTGATTTACGACAATAATGTAATAGGTAATTATAAGTTTAGATTGATTTTTGGCGCTTAG
- the rpoE gene encoding DNA-directed RNA polymerase subunit delta, producing MKFDKFKDQNKDELSLIEVAYEILNNNKKEVMNFSDIINEIQDYLGKSDTDIKEALPQFYTDLNNDGSFLSLGENVWGLRKWYPYDSVDEEVNHPEDNGTENTHKAAQKVNAFLSDDDVDDDVVDYDDDTDLNVTDMDDDDETDGSSDNGPDLSKFTNSDLTSVDDDDDDDEHDDGLEDGIEGQLSEFDADDDDEDIDLSDDDDDDDDDDDEEDEDK from the coding sequence TTGAAGTTTGACAAATTCAAGGATCAAAACAAAGACGAACTCTCATTGATCGAGGTCGCTTATGAGATTCTAAACAACAATAAAAAAGAAGTAATGAATTTCTCAGATATCATTAATGAAATTCAAGATTATTTGGGTAAGTCTGATACAGATATTAAGGAAGCACTTCCTCAATTCTATACAGATTTAAATAACGACGGTAGTTTTCTTTCACTCGGCGAAAATGTTTGGGGTCTACGTAAGTGGTATCCATATGATTCAGTCGATGAAGAAGTAAATCACCCTGAGGATAATGGTACCGAAAATACTCACAAAGCTGCTCAAAAGGTTAATGCCTTCTTGAGTGACGATGATGTAGATGATGATGTTGTCGATTATGACGATGACACTGATTTGAATGTGACTGATATGGATGATGACGACGAAACTGACGGTTCATCAGACAATGGTCCAGACTTATCTAAGTTTACTAATTCTGATTTAACATCTGTTGATGACGACGATGATGATGATGAACATGATGACGGTCTTGAAGATGGTATCGAAGGCCAATTATCAGAGTTTGACGCTGACGACGACGATGAAGATATCGATCTTTCTGATGACGATGATGACGACGACGATGATGATGACGAAGAAGACGAAGATAAATAA
- a CDS encoding CTP synthase: MTKYIFITGGVVSSLGKGIVAASLGRLLKNRGLKVTMQKFDPYINVDPGTMSPYQHGEVYVTNDGTETDLDLGHYERFIDNDLNKYSNVTTGKIYSEVIRRERHGDYNGATVQVIPHITDMIKQKIMRAATTTDSDVIITEVGGTVGDIESQPYLEALRQMKAEVGSENVVYIHTSLVPYLKAAGEMKTKPTQHSVKELRGIGIQPNILVVRTELPMPQNMKDKIASFCDVDSEAVIESRDASSLYDIPLNLQAQNFDDIVCRYLHLDTKKADMANWNKLVDRVHNLKHKTKITLVGKYTKLQDAYISVTEALRSAGYAYNTEIELEKISADLITEDNVADYLKDSDGILVPGGFGSRGLEGMITTIKYAREHDVPYLGICLGMQMASIEFARDVAGIKDATTGEVDANAPHKVIDIMADKKDVEDRGGTLRLGAYPCKLKEGSKAAAAYDNQSVIQERHRHRYEFNNEYRKQFEDLGLVFSGVSPDNRLVEVIEIPENKFFVAAQYHPEFLSRPTKPEGLFKGFIGAASGLEEDNM; encoded by the coding sequence ATGACTAAGTACATTTTTATTACAGGTGGAGTTGTTTCATCATTAGGTAAGGGAATTGTTGCCGCATCCCTTGGTAGACTACTAAAAAATCGCGGACTAAAGGTGACAATGCAAAAGTTCGATCCTTATATTAACGTGGACCCAGGAACAATGAGCCCATATCAACACGGTGAAGTTTATGTTACCAACGATGGTACAGAAACTGATCTTGATTTAGGACATTATGAAAGATTTATCGATAACGATTTGAACAAGTACTCAAACGTTACAACTGGTAAAATCTATTCCGAAGTAATTCGTCGCGAACGTCACGGTGATTATAACGGAGCAACTGTTCAAGTAATTCCACATATTACAGATATGATCAAACAAAAAATTATGCGTGCTGCTACAACAACTGATTCAGACGTTATCATTACTGAAGTTGGTGGTACTGTTGGTGATATTGAATCACAACCATACCTAGAAGCATTGCGTCAAATGAAAGCTGAAGTTGGTTCAGAAAATGTTGTTTACATTCATACATCACTAGTACCTTACTTGAAGGCTGCTGGCGAAATGAAGACAAAGCCAACTCAACACAGTGTTAAAGAATTGCGTGGAATCGGTATCCAACCTAACATTTTAGTTGTTAGAACTGAATTGCCAATGCCACAAAACATGAAAGATAAGATTGCTTCATTCTGTGATGTTGATTCAGAAGCTGTTATCGAATCACGTGATGCAAGTTCACTTTATGACATTCCTTTGAACCTACAAGCTCAAAACTTTGATGATATCGTTTGTCGTTACTTGCACTTGGATACTAAGAAAGCTGACATGGCTAACTGGAACAAGTTGGTTGACCGTGTTCACAACTTGAAGCACAAGACAAAGATCACTCTAGTTGGTAAGTATACAAAGTTACAAGATGCCTACATTTCAGTTACAGAAGCACTCCGTTCTGCTGGATACGCTTATAATACAGAAATAGAACTAGAAAAGATTTCAGCTGATCTTATTACAGAAGACAATGTGGCTGATTATCTTAAAGATTCTGATGGTATTCTAGTTCCAGGTGGTTTTGGTAGCCGTGGTCTTGAAGGTATGATTACAACAATCAAGTATGCTCGTGAACATGATGTTCCATATCTTGGAATCTGTTTAGGTATGCAAATGGCAAGTATCGAATTTGCTAGAGATGTAGCTGGTATCAAGGATGCTACAACTGGTGAAGTTGATGCTAATGCTCCACACAAGGTTATTGACATCATGGCTGATAAGAAGGATGTTGAAGATCGTGGTGGTACTTTACGTTTGGGTGCTTATCCATGTAAACTAAAAGAAGGTTCAAAAGCAGCTGCTGCTTATGACAATCAATCAGTTATCCAAGAAAGACATCGTCACAGATATGAGTTCAACAACGAATATCGTAAGCAATTTGAAGATCTTGGCCTAGTATTCTCAGGTGTTTCACCCGACAACCGTTTGGTTGAAGTTATTGAAATCCCTGAAAACAAGTTCTTCGTTGCTGCTCAATACCATCCAGAATTCTTGTCAAGACCTACTAAACCAGAAGGCTTGTTCAAAGGATTTATCGGTGCAGCTTCAGGCCTTGAAGAAGACAACATGTAG
- a CDS encoding UDP-N-acetylglucosamine 1-carboxyvinyltransferase: protein MQKLVINGGKKLSGEVTIGGAKNSTVALIPAAILSDTPVVLDSVPQIRDVKNLRSILKDMNVTSEMNNDVLRIDPTEIQFAELPSGKVSSLRASYYFMGAMLGRFGKAVVGFPGGDDIGPRPIDQHIKGFEALGAHVENKHGQIIITTPEEGLKGAKIFLDMVSVGATINVILAAVKAKGTTVIENAAKEPEIIDLATFLNNMGAVIRGVGTETIRIEGVDTLRSNNAHTIIPDRIEAGTYLSLAAANGGDILVKNIISEHLDAFLAKLDEMGVNLEVGEDSIYVKPSPDLKAVNIKTMPYPGFATDLQQPITPLLMRASGEAMIVDTIYPKRVKHISQLAKMGADITSENDLIFVHGGAKLKGANVTADEIRAGACLMIAGLLADGQTVIDHAENILRGYDQVVWKLHCLGADVKLIGEDDLIES from the coding sequence ATGCAAAAACTTGTAATCAACGGTGGAAAGAAATTATCGGGTGAAGTGACAATCGGTGGTGCTAAAAACAGTACCGTAGCGTTGATTCCTGCAGCCATTTTATCTGATACACCTGTAGTGTTAGATTCCGTTCCCCAAATTAGAGATGTAAAAAATTTACGTTCTATTTTGAAAGATATGAACGTTACTTCAGAAATGAATAATGATGTATTACGAATTGATCCGACAGAGATCCAATTTGCTGAATTGCCTAGTGGTAAAGTAAGTAGTTTACGTGCCTCATATTATTTTATGGGGGCCATGCTCGGTAGATTTGGTAAAGCTGTAGTCGGTTTTCCCGGCGGCGACGATATTGGACCACGTCCTATTGATCAACATATCAAGGGATTTGAAGCATTAGGTGCACACGTTGAGAACAAACATGGACAAATCATTATTACAACTCCTGAAGAGGGCCTTAAGGGAGCAAAAATATTTTTAGATATGGTTTCAGTTGGTGCAACAATCAATGTTATCCTCGCTGCTGTTAAAGCCAAGGGAACAACCGTGATTGAAAATGCTGCCAAAGAACCAGAAATTATTGATTTAGCAACTTTCCTTAACAACATGGGTGCTGTTATTCGTGGTGTTGGGACGGAAACGATTCGTATCGAAGGTGTTGATACGCTTCGTTCAAACAATGCACATACAATTATTCCTGACCGCATTGAAGCAGGGACTTATTTAAGTTTAGCTGCCGCAAATGGTGGAGATATCTTAGTTAAAAATATTATCAGTGAACATTTGGATGCATTTTTAGCTAAGTTGGATGAAATGGGCGTTAATTTGGAAGTTGGCGAAGACAGTATTTACGTTAAGCCATCTCCAGATTTAAAAGCTGTCAATATCAAGACGATGCCATATCCAGGTTTTGCAACTGACCTTCAACAACCAATCACTCCGCTTTTGATGAGAGCAAGTGGTGAAGCAATGATTGTTGACACTATCTATCCCAAACGTGTGAAGCATATTTCACAATTGGCTAAGATGGGTGCCGATATCACAAGTGAAAATGATTTGATTTTTGTTCACGGTGGTGCCAAGTTAAAAGGTGCTAATGTAACTGCTGATGAAATCAGAGCCGGTGCCTGTTTGATGATTGCTGGTCTTTTGGCTGACGGTCAAACAGTTATCGACCATGCTGAAAACATCTTGCGTGGTTACGATCAAGTCGTTTGGAAATTACACTGTCTAGGTGCAGATGTTAAATTAATCGGTGAAGACGACCTAATTGAGTCTTGA
- the abc-f gene encoding ribosomal protection-like ABC-F family protein → MGTIQVKNVSFKYPAMVNNIFESLNLKIDAGWKLGLIGRNGRGKTTLLKILLGQLTYQGQITSDLNFYYYPQTIGNKKLPTRIVVQELSGLAEYDLWKIEVELEKLQLDIKILDQEFATLSPGERTKVLLAVMFADESGFQLLDEPTNHLDITGRQVVADYLRNKQGFIVISHDKAFLNSVIDHVISIDRQDVSIYRGNFDTWQTAIDQQNNLEQNQKKQLRNDIRRLHQTAVERKNWAQKSEAQNPDSTGKKMMKKSQTVAKRVNQKIIAKQALLKNIEVEAPLTLNYHPVLHHQTVLKVNNLSLQCDRITTPTISFEIEANQVVSLVGNNGIGKTTIFKQLLGIAQPFKQTGTIDFVKDIKISYLSQENELVGTIKQIATKRELEVELIYSNLRKLGFERVLFDQPVEKMSQGQKQKVALAVSLSEEANLYLWDEPLNYLDVITRQQIIEVIERQHPTMLLVDHDQDLIETVANQVVRLENV, encoded by the coding sequence ATGGGAACAATACAAGTAAAGAATGTCAGTTTTAAATATCCAGCGATGGTGAATAATATTTTTGAGTCGCTCAATTTAAAAATCGATGCTGGTTGGAAACTAGGTTTAATCGGACGTAATGGTCGGGGGAAAACGACGCTTTTAAAAATTCTCTTAGGCCAATTAACTTACCAAGGTCAAATTACGTCAGATTTAAATTTTTATTATTATCCACAAACAATTGGAAATAAAAAACTGCCAACCAGAATAGTTGTGCAAGAACTAAGCGGCTTAGCAGAATATGATCTTTGGAAAATCGAAGTTGAATTAGAAAAGCTACAATTAGATATTAAAATATTAGATCAAGAATTTGCGACGCTTAGTCCAGGAGAACGAACTAAAGTCTTGTTAGCGGTCATGTTTGCTGATGAATCAGGATTCCAATTATTAGATGAGCCAACGAATCACTTGGATATAACCGGACGTCAAGTAGTGGCAGATTATTTACGAAACAAGCAAGGCTTCATAGTTATTAGTCATGATAAAGCCTTTTTAAATTCAGTTATTGATCACGTAATATCGATTGATCGACAGGATGTCTCAATTTATAGAGGTAACTTTGATACATGGCAGACAGCAATTGACCAACAAAATAATTTGGAACAGAACCAGAAAAAACAGTTAAGAAATGATATTAGGCGACTACATCAAACCGCTGTGGAACGAAAAAATTGGGCGCAGAAATCAGAAGCCCAGAATCCAGATAGCACCGGGAAAAAGATGATGAAAAAATCCCAAACCGTTGCCAAACGAGTGAATCAAAAAATCATTGCTAAACAGGCATTACTAAAGAATATTGAAGTAGAAGCGCCTTTAACATTAAATTATCATCCAGTATTACATCACCAAACGGTCTTAAAAGTTAATAATTTATCGTTACAATGCGATCGAATAACAACACCAACCATCAGTTTTGAAATTGAAGCTAATCAAGTTGTATCGCTAGTAGGAAATAATGGTATCGGTAAGACAACGATTTTTAAACAACTTTTAGGAATAGCACAGCCATTTAAACAAACCGGCACAATTGATTTTGTGAAAGATATTAAGATATCCTATTTATCACAAGAAAATGAATTAGTGGGAACCATTAAGCAAATAGCCACGAAAAGAGAGTTGGAAGTAGAGTTGATTTATTCCAATTTGAGAAAACTAGGCTTTGAAAGGGTGCTATTTGATCAACCAGTCGAAAAAATGAGTCAAGGTCAAAAGCAAAAAGTCGCTTTGGCAGTGAGCTTGTCAGAAGAAGCTAATTTATATTTGTGGGATGAACCGTTAAATTATTTAGACGTCATCACGCGACAACAAATTATTGAAGTTATAGAGAGACAACATCCAACAATGCTATTAGTTGATCATGATCAGGACTTGATTGAGACAGTAGCCAATCAAGTGGTGAGACTGGAAAATGTTTAG